Genomic window (Indicator indicator isolate 239-I01 chromosome 37, UM_Iind_1.1, whole genome shotgun sequence):
CCTCCTGAAGGTGGCATTGGATACCCACAGAGACTGCCACCAGAGGGGATGACTTTGTCCCACCAAGCAGGAAAGGGCAAAGGGAGCAGGAGGCATGGTGCCATCAGGCCTGGGAGCATTTGTGTGCCCAGGATGATCCTCCCTGACAGGGGATCTGTGCAATCTTAAGAGTGATGGAAAACAACCTCACCAGACTTCTGCAGAGGAGAGGATGACACAGAGGAAGGGGCTGGGATGCAGCAGAAGTTTAATGAGTGAAAAGAAGGACATGAGGGTGATGTAGGTGGAGCAGTTCTAGCAGGGGAGGCAGCTCCTGCCGCAGGAGCCACGGCCCAAGCCAGACAGGCCAGAGAGGCCAGAGAGGCCAAAGCCCCCGGAGCTGATGGGCACCCCCTGAGAGCCTAGGATGCTGCCAACggcagcagaggtggaggagcccACGGCGGTGttctgtgggaaggagctgaggatggggccaggcaggGTCACTATCACAGGGGAGGGCTGGATGGCAACGGTGGAGTCCTGGCACTGCCTGACACAGGGCTCATTGCAGCTGTTGGCCAGCGGGGTTGGGccgcagggctggcagggcaggcagggggtgTAGCAGGacatggcttgggctggagctGAACCTGGCAGAGGACACAGGGAAGCAGATTTTGAGGGCTTGCTGAGAAGCCTCTATGCCCACAACAAGGCATGCAAGTCATAAGGTGAAGAGTGCTAGAGGCTGTCTAGGGACTACAGCTGATCTCACCTGCCCCTCTTCCTAAAGGAGTCATGCCAAGAGTGACGAAACCCAAGGAGATCCCTGCTTGCTCTTAACTCTGCAGACATCTCAACCAAGCCCCAGTCATGGCACAACTTTTACCACCCTTCCCCTCCTACAGAAAGCAGCTACCAGAATTCACAGGGGACAAAGGAGCAGATGAGGTCTGAGAAATcccaaagaaggaagaagaggatgaGGGTGAAGTGAGGAAAGCAGATCGAGGTCAGAAGAGTGGATGAGAGAGTGAGCAGAAGGAGTCTCTTTTatgctgctcctgcactgcCCCAGGCCCACAGGCACTGCATGTGAGCAGTCATTTCCCAGCAGACTCAGCTCCAAAGCCAAacctcccagcccatggcacaggTTGGCCTTTGGTTCCATCAAGGATACCATTACATTTCCTCATTTCTGATGTGAGCATCAGGTCTCAGAGGATCCTTTCAAGTGTCAACATGAAAGGGCTTGAGATTTCCCAGCCAGGGACACATCACCACAGGCAGGCATTCACTCCAAGTGCTGGAGAGCTCTGTGCATCAAGGGGCCATGGGTGTGGGAAAATCTGAGGAGGTTGTTTTCCACCCCTTTTGCAGAAGGATGCTCACATCATGCCACCACTGCCATCCCTTCCTGCTTGTTCCCTTTATTTGGCAGTTTATGGTGGTTCCCAAAGAATGGCACCAGCAGCCTTATGGCAGGAAAAAGCTGCCCTCCCAAACCCTGGGatccctgcacagccctgtggaACCAGGTCCCTCTTCATACTTGAGGGGTGTGCAGGGCTTTGGGATGGTAACTTGTTCCTCCCACTCATATCATCAGAGACCTTAGCCACACACTTTGGCCACTGACCAGCAGGAGACACTTTCCCAAAACCTACTGACTGTGAGCAGCCCCTGAAGCAGTTGGAGTGGTGACAAGAAGGTCCTTGCAGCATACAGTGGCTCTTgggtgtccctggagctgtgtgctcaggcacagccctgtgctcaAGGCTCCTTTTCCTCAGGCTGGGATGGAGCTGCCCTGGCCACAGGGGATCCAGCCCTGTGTGGGACAGGAGCCTGCAGacagctcactgctggctgtgcctcATGCCAAAAGGCTGCCACATGGCCAGGCCAAACTGAGACTGAGACTGGGActggccctgggcagggagaggctgtCCCTGAAGCTTGGCTGCTGAAGGCATTTCCTTGGCCTACTGGGACACGTCCCAGCTGCCTCCATGTCTGCAGGACAGGGAAGTGAATCTCTTCCTTGATGTGCTCTGAGACTTCTTCTTGTACCCAGGGGTCTTCTGAGCTCCTACCTGTCCTGAGCACCCTCAggcatgcagcactgcagtgtccTGCCAGCCTCCACTCCTTGGGGAGCTGCAAGACCTTTCCTTGTGCCCCCATGGTGCTGATttgttctgcaggctgaggaggcCTTTGGCACATGGAAAGTGGAGGTGTGCTAGGGTCCTAATGCCAGGATAACGTCTGTCGCATAGGACCCTGGGATGTGTTCCAGCCAGTGGGAAGATGTCTTCTGGAACCCTTTCTTTCCTCACTGGAGTACTTAGCAGAGCTCCTCATCACAACCTGATCTCATTTGCCAAGACCCTCCCCCACAGGCTGATCTATACAGAGGTGGTCGGTGGGATCTAAGAGCATAGCATAGCTCAGTCCCCAGTCCACAACTCTGTAAGAGGTTCTCCCTTGCCAGTTGCAGGACTTGCCTTTTGCCACCTTCTTGAGGCATTCTGACATTCTCAGTCATGAGGCACTGCAGGGTCTGAGgactcttctcacttgcaccctgtgataggccaaggggcaatggatataaactacagcacaggaggtcccacttcaacatgaggaggaacttcttcactgtgggggtcacagagcactgaaacaggctcccagagaggctgtggattctccttctctggagcctttcaagacccatctcgatgcattcctgtgacacctggcagagggttggactcgattatctccagaggtcccttccaacctctaacatcctgtgaccctgtaaGTTTGTAAGATAtctctgtccccaggctgtgctgctgcaagagTCTTTGGTTTAAGGAGCGAGACAGATGCTCTTTCACACTTTCCCAAAGGGGTAAGGGAAAACACTCCACAGAGGATTGGAAAGAACTGaaattttaaatggaagtactcTTCACAACTAACATAATAGTACTAAAACATGCAAAAATACCCAAGAGTTCATattcagcccagctctccagtctgggcTTCTCCAAAACCTCACTAGGCCATCACCTTCCCACAAACCAGACCAAAACCCAGGCCTCAAAtgccctccccccacctcccgcCCATGCCTGCCTGTACCTCCCTACCTAGGCCTGACTgaggcagaaagaaaatcagGCTTGCCAGCACCTGGCCCTACTCCCCTGCATTTGAAAGGTAAGGGAACGTGTCAGGaatggagcagggagaggagaaggggtgaACAGCCTGTGCTGTTAATTTGGAAGAggagatgcaggcattctgggaatgaaataacaaaaaattaCACTGCACCTATCTTGCCCTCGGTCTCTATGGTAGAGACATCCCAGTCTGAAACCCATAACAAAGAGGTTCTTTCTGGGTGCAGGACTTGCCACTTCTAAAAATTCCATAAGCCTCCAGTGAACCCATTCCTGGAATCAGACAAGGTCTTCCTGGTCAGCATTTTTGCCCTGGAGTGCTTCAGTTGGTTTGCATGAGTCAACTTTTCCCAGGCAGTCCTTGGTTTGAAGCCCACTGTTATAGTTATGATTTAGGATAAAATTAATAAGGCAAATATGATATcaataattatttattaatatgaaaaaatgcCCAAAACTCACTAATAGCTTTGGTGCACagctggaatatatatttacaatggcaatgtacagtatttaggcaACGCTTAACAATTCAAGcaattttaagcaaaccagaaaaaaaagtgagaaagagAATCCCCAGTGCCATATGGCACTCGACCACTGGGGGAGACTCAACAGAACCATTAAAAGGAGGCAAAATAAAATTAGTTACTCACAACAAGTTCCCCCCAAGTggaggggtgctgctgctgtaatggCAGTCGGTGAGGCTTCTGAGGCGCTCCCAGGTGCCTGCCATGGCAAGAGACTAGAGCTGGTTGCTGGCAGGGATGCCGCCTGCCGCGCTGTCTCCGTGGCTGGGCTGGCCTGGGCACGGCGGCGGGCGGCTCGTGAAGCTTCTTCCCAGGATCTGCAGAGTATCCTGGGGTTTCAGGCTCTTAGCCAAGTAGCCTGTTTCGGTGTCTTCACTACGAGGCCTGGTTTTGCAAAGCGGTGCTTATGCTGGCAGCGACTTCTCGCAGCAAGGGGAAGGTTCCTGGGGTCTTGGCTCACCCAGCAAGAGGGactcctgtctgctcctgggcttttaCGATGCGTTACTGCGAAGGGCACTCACGTCtgtctgggtaaactgaggcatggcatggATTCCAAGTTCCAAGGCTCACAGGCCTCTCATTCCCCACCTTCTCCTTTGTGCCACTCCTGAAGTCAGGATACCTATCGGATCTCTGCCAGTCCTCAGATGCATCCCATGACTGTGGTGACTTTCAAAAGCAGTTGAGGGCAACCTTTGGTTAACACCAACCAACTCCCCGGAGGCATGGCACCAGTTCACAGGCATCATTGCTGTCCTGTAAGGCTGAAGGCTCACACACCTGATCTGCAGATGTCTGTTCTGTGCACTATCCAGTGGATGTTGGTAGCTTGATCTTCCAATATCAAATCCTGATAGTAAAGACCACAGTCCAGAACACCTCCACCTTTTCTCTGTCTCCtttgcacagcctggctgcccagggatgcaaTGGCCAGGGACTGTTGGAGTGAGCTGAGAGACAGCCATGAGACAGAGGCATGTGGCATGGCCTTCAAAACAGGCCACACCAACAGAGCACTGCCTGGCATCTCCTTTGCCTTTCAGCCCAGCACATCAAAGGAGCAGGCCTAGCTGAGCAGGCATCTGAGAGATGAGGAAGTGAAATGGCAGCGTCAAGGAGCCCAAAGGCCAACCTGTGCCACGGGCTGGGAGGTTTGGCTTTGGAGCTGAGTCTGCTGGAAAATTACTGCCCACATGCAGTGCCTGAGGGCCTGGGGCAGTGCAGGAGCAGTATAAAAGAGACTCCTTCTGCTCACTCTCTCATCCACTCGTCTGGCCTCCATCTCCTTGGAACAAGGTAAGATTGGAACCTATTGTCCTCCACCTTGTCCTCTGGGATTTCTATGCACAGATCCTATATCAGGCTGGGTTATGGGGGCATGCTTCCATGCAAGAGGGAATGAAGCAGAAGCTGTGTTACAGAGAGAGGCAGGGGGTTGGCTGAGATGAGCTAAAGACTAGATGGGAAGATGCTGGACTTGGGCATTCTTGGCAGGGCTCTTTTGGactgaggggaagaagaaattcCAGGGCCTCTGTCCAATTCCCTCAACTCTTGTCTACACCTTGTAACTTGTCTTCATCATGGTGAGGTGAAAATTGCTGCTCACCTACCTCTTCTGTTTTGCCTTATGCCTCTCCTAGGTTCagctccagcccaagccatgtCCTGCTAcaccccctgcctgccctgccagccctgcggCCCAACCCCGCTGGCCAACAGCTGCAATGAGCCCTGTGTCAGGCAGTGCCAGGACTCCACCGTTGCCATCCAGCCCTCCCCTGTGATAGTGACcctgcctggccccatcctcagctccttcccacagaaCACCGCCGTGGGCTCCTCCACCTCCGCTGCCGttggcagcatcctcagctcTCAGGGGGTGCCCATCAGCTCCGGGGGCTTTGGCCTCTCTGGCCTGTCTGGCTTGGGCCGTGGCTCCTGCGGCAGGAGCTGCCTCCCCTGCTAGAGCTGCTGCCCATGGCCCTGGGCAAGGCCCCCAGGGCCCCACCAACTGCttctgccctgggcacagcatccgcttgctgctttcagaggggctgagcaaccccagcagcccttgcaaaaggacagggccagcctgggctctggcacagcactgcccaTGCCTGCCTTTGCCCTCTGACACTCTCTCTTGGCCCTCCTGTggcctccttctcttctgctaCCCTGGTCTGGCAGCACCACGGAGGCAGCCTAGGGAGGTCCTGCTGGCCTTGCTCCCCCTGTGGGCCAGGCACATGGACACCTGCTGGGAGCTCCGCCACAGCCATGGAGCACAGagtccctcctgcccctgctttgTGACATCCACCCTTCTCTGCCCTGTTTCCAGCATCTGACTCATTAAAGTTCTGCTGCATCCCATCCCAGATTTCTGTCTCATCCTTCCTCCTGGAGATGCTCAGGGCTGCGagtcaggaagttcttcagcctggctctgcagtgACACAAGGTTGCATTGAGTATTTGCAGTTATGCCCCagttctccctgctctgcctttgggAGAGGTGAAGCCTCTCCATGTCTCCCACTCGCTCCCAACATCTCCAGGGCAACAATCTCCTCACTCTTGCTGCCGCAGTGTCCGCAGAGGGAAGGACCATGCAGGGGTGGTTCATGGTGGGGTAACATTGTCCTGCTGCCACATAGGTGAGGACAGTCCTTGTTACCTTATTGATCCCATCCACAGGGATCTATCAATGTCCACTCTGTCGTTTTGTTTCCAGGAAATGTATCTCCTGTGCAGGtcctttttctttgctgcatttATGTCCAATCCACCTTTCCGAAAATACGGAGTTATTCTGTTGTCCTCCTCAAATATTTCTCCTGCTTGCTTGTCTCACAGCATAGGGCAACTCACCTCAAAAAGTCCCttttcagcagctgccttcccCACTCCGTTCACCTGCACATGATCCCAGTTTCAGGCTGGGCTCACCACCCCACTGCCCATGgtcagaaggaagaaccagagaGGGCGACGGAGGATGCTTCCGAGTCTTCCTTTCCTGGTTGCCTAGCAGGATGGGACTGGCTGCGTTGGGTGCTCCtcacagctgaggagctgggcttCGGGAACAAGGACACAGAGAGATTGTCTTCCAGATGACAGTGAACATGTTATCCCTCCTACTGCTTCTTTGTCCTTGTGGCTAGAATGGCTTTGATGACACAGGAGTGTTCTGGGTTTTGATGGCTGAGGCTGTCTCTCCAACTGCATCTCCAAAAGGCCAGAAGGCTGGGAGGTAGGTAAGATTTCAGGAGGGAACACAGCAatttgtaataaaatatatattcatatTTTTTATAGTTAATATTtctggcagtggtatcttcacaCACCACTGGAACTTAATTCTGAAGTCTGTTTACAGGTTCTGTCATGCAGTTGTGAGTGATATTTTCCACATATGAAGACAGTGAAACGATGTAAGCGCGGGtctaagaatttccaatactCTGATTCAAATTGGTAATAaaggttctgtgatctgtggtttcccacagATGGGATTCTGTAGCAGATTATCCAGGACTCACAGCTTGCTCCTTTGTCCTGTATCTTCCCAGATGATGTGACTATAGTTCAAGTGgctcttggctcagagagggctaagggcctctctctcttgtgtgctctgtcGCCgggctgcagcctttctgtggctcttctgggattcaattctcttggagttttcccctttctgccttggtcgaGGAGCAAGGCCCAGCTGTGGTTGGCCTGTTAggacaagctcttcagctgctcctctggcatcatttggctcttgttgctttctgggtgagaacaaggcacaCTGCCTACCTTCTTGGCTGGTGTAaaactgtcccaagacaatgaatgccctttggtaagagagaaacctgatagctgaacctataggatggggcatatccaaacatgggcaggggcacacagAGTTCATAGATGTGTTACAAGGTCAGTCACACATGCTATGTGTTTACATGGACCATCTGGAACCCAGGAAATGTCCAGGTTTGTACATTCACAGGAGCTTAGCCCATTGCctgggttagggcatgttttggggtttgactcTTCAGGACACAGTTAGAGGTGTCCCAGGCTCACCAAGGCAACCTTCCACATCCTGTGCCATCATGGTCAGCAATAAATGCTAAGAGAAAGCAGGAgatgagaggctgagggacatTCCTGGTTAAGGCATTTGCCTTGCAAAGCAACCACTAAGTGTCTtgaggttctgctgcccaggAGTGGCTGCACAGCACCTGATGGtggcaggaagagaagaaatcttctcattttgcttctgcaggcagctctttgcttttcttcctgaaacTGCCTTTGCTTGACCCACCAGAATTGcatcttattttctcttccctttccagtTCAGGAGAGGAAGTGACAGAGTGTGGTGGTGGGCAGCTGGCCACCACACAAAGTAAAGCCCCCACAGCCTTTTTGGTGTTTTATGGGGGGCTGGAGCCAGTGTCAGCCTGagctgctcatgtccagctgcagcagtcCCTGGCTGGCAGGCTGTGGTGCAGCTCAGGCAgtctgctggctgcactgctcagctctgcatctGGCTGAGCCTGGCAACAGGCTCATAGAGCCGAAGGCTTTGCCCTGGCATTGAGGCCCTGCTGTGCTgcggaggggaggggaggagggaagaaatctccctcttcctttctggggctgctgtggaTGGTTTTGTTGAGCAGGTTCCCAAGGTCCTTGCTCTCCCTTGCATGAGCTGTTCAGTGCTGTTGATGAACACTCTTGGGCTGTTAGATGTTTGTGAACCCAGAGTCATGCTGGCTAAGGACTGTTGGGTGGGACAAGAGTGAAATGTGTCCTGAGGTGTGCAGACCTTGGGTTGATGCTTTTAGCATCATCATCAATCATTTACCCCAGGGCTGGAAACACAGTTCAACAAtttgtcatgcagtgatccatgatgctttggagaaaggtggagctccagaacacattcagatcCTCATCTGGGGTAAAACTGCTGAGGAAGTCTTTGAGAGAGGTAACAAAATAattgacattctcttgaaaGCTGGATTGGCCAATAAGTGAGACAAGGTGAAAAGATCTGCCAGAgcaatccagtttctgggagtgtgcTGGCAGGATAGTCGCAATCACATTCCAATGGAGTTGATAAACAAAGCCtctaccatggcaaatcccaccaataaaaaggaaactctacGTTTCTTAGGTACAGTGGGATTCTGGAGACTGCAcgttcctggatacagtcagattgttaAGCCTCTTTATGATGTGACTCAAAAGAGAatcagtttccagtggggtcctgagcaacaagcagcttttgaccagataaagtgagaagagaagaaagagaagaagccATGGGTTTGGGACTTGtctgaactggtccagacattaagaacatatttgtagaatcatagaatctgtcagggttggaagggaccacaaggatcatctagttccaaccccctgccataggcagggacacctcacactagatcaggctggccaaagcctcatccagcctggctctaaacacctccagggatggggcctcaaccacctccctggacaacccattccaggctgttgtgaatatttttacaatattca
Coding sequences:
- the LOC128978502 gene encoding feather keratin 1-like; its protein translation is MRYCEGHSRSAPAQAMSCYTPCLPCQPCGPTPLANSCNEPCVRQCQDSTVAIQPSPVIVTLPGPILSSFPQNTAVGSSTSAAVGSILSSQGVPISSGGFGLSGLSGLGRGSCGRSCLPC
- the LOC128978569 gene encoding feather keratin 1-like, with protein sequence MSCYTPCLPCQPCGPTPLANSCNEPCVRQCQDSTVAIQPSPVIVTLPGPILSSFPQNTAVGSSTSAAVGSILGSQGVPISSGGFGLSGLSGLSGLGRGSCGRSCLPC